The proteins below are encoded in one region of Mangifera indica cultivar Alphonso chromosome 7, CATAS_Mindica_2.1, whole genome shotgun sequence:
- the LOC123220218 gene encoding disease resistance protein At4g27190-like isoform X2 produces the protein MKFFANIDLEKVGINDEHKGKMVIASRYKQVFMGMNEVIEVKRLSDIDAQNMFWDRVGKELKDNPHIKREAELIIKFCSGMPYLIKLIGNYLTKMSPAEDVNLPAVWRNTWDELTSPTGEPKGDLETVYKSLKLEIDRLKTNDKSCFLYLASFPSTYELLHDNIIECWRAEQLLKDFEKLGVARDRGSSLLVYFLNHFLLEKGTKEAQYKMFEFYQRLASRFAKNDKNYIREPRILMMGDSFPDPSPEECNFEGTSTLLLQEISCFPQFPSPVYELLRLLELYKAKIKNLPSSISSLKNLRGMYLKYCDQLRVLCDEVGELQNLEILDIRHTGIYNLPPVVGNLTTLKCLRVSFRNNVTNQVNGWAREMISPKVIARLHSLEELGIDANPTDGRWDQIVGSIVTEVATLKELTTLCFYFPTVKSFKKFISESKSWNRKHEWKPERLRSFNIIVGQQQEDSLIEFDSSRWSAEKLLRFSSGEDFPDAILKVLKQAFSFELIAHKAANLSVFSADNLTGLQVCTIKNCPEMKSIIDGSDAAFQCLNKLYIDDLPKLEHIWKNPTVSSSRLTKLTNLKLKGCRSLRVLFSGTMVLGLNQLQQIQIEDCQAIEEIIGDGSVVASGALPKLKELELVNLPLLFNICNDATLTWKSLEMLKIDACVELKNFPSTFQRAEKLRSIYCTEDPWKQLVWPNDNNVTKNRFQNLRRSF, from the exons ATGAAGTTTTTTGCAAATATTGACTTGGAAAAAGTCGGCATTAATGATGAACATAAGGGAAAGATGGTCATTGCATCGAGGTATAAACAAGTGTTTATGGGCATGAATGAAGTTATAGAAGTGAAGAGACTGTCAGACATTGATGCCCAAAATATGTTCTGGGATAGAGTTGGCAAGGAATTGAAGGATAATCCACACATCAAGAGAGAGGCAGAATTGATTATCAAGTTCTGCAGTGGCATGCCATATCTCATAAAGTTGATAGGAAATTACTTGACTAAAATGAGTCCGGCAGAAGATGTAAACCTTCCAGCAGTATGGCGAAACACATGGGATGAATTAACATCACCGACTGGGGAGCCCAAGGGAGATTTGGAAACAGTTTACAAGTCCCTAAAACTTGAAATTGACAGGCTGAAAACAAATGACAAATCTTGCTTTCTATATTTGGCAAGTTTTCCCTCTACCTATGAACTTCTTCatgataatataattgaatgttggAGAGCTGAACAATTATTAAAGGATTTCGAAAAGCTCGGGGTGGCCCGTGACCGTGGGAGCAGTCTATTGGTGTATTTTCTCAACCATTTTCTTTTGGAAAAGGGAACCAAGGAGGCTCAATATAAGATGTTCGAGTTTTATCAACGACTCGCCTCTAGATTTgccaaaaatgacaaaaattatattCGAGAACCAAGGATCTTAATGATGGGCGATTCATTCCCAGACCCTTCGCCAGAGGAATGCAATTTTGAAGGAACCTCGACATTGTTACTTCAGGAAATTAGTTGCTTTCCACAGTTTCCATCACCAGTCTATGAACTTCTTCGACTTCTTGAATTGTATAAAGCAAAGATTAAAAATCTTCCATCATCAATCTCCAGTTTGAAAAATCTCAGAGGAATGTACTTAAAGTATTGTGATCAATTAAGAGTGCTCTGCGATGAGGTGGGAGAACTTCAGAATCTCGAAATTCTTGACATACGTCACACTGGAATTTATAATTTGCCTCCAGTAGTAGGAAATTTGACTACTCTTAAGTGTTTGAGAGTTTCATTTAGGAATAATGTCACGAACCAAGTTAATGGTTGGGCAAGGGAGATGATTTCTCCCAAGGTAATTGCACGGCTTCATTCACTGGAAGAGTTGGGTATTGATGCAAATCCAACTGATGGGAGATGGGATCAAATTGTAGGGAGTATTGTTACGGAAGTTGCTACTCTTAAAGAATTAACCACTCTCTGTTTCTACTTTCCTACGGTGAAAAGCTTCAAGAAATTTATTAGTGAAAGTAAGTCATGGAATCGGAAACATGAGTGGAAACCTGAAAGACTCAGATCATTCAATATCATTGTTGGTCAGCAGCAAGAAGATTCTCTTATTGAATTTGACAGCTCTAGATGGTCAGCTGAAAAACTGTTGAGATTCTCTTCAG GTGAAGACTTTCCTGATGCGATTTTGAAGGTATTGAAGCAAGCATTTTCTTTTGAGCTAATTGCTCATAAAGCCGCCAATTTATCAGTGTTCAGTGCTGACAATCTAACAGGGCTTCAAGTTTGTACAATTAAAAATTGTCCTGAAATGAAAAGCATTATTGATGGTAGTGACGCTGCGTTTCAATGCCTAAATAAGTTGTACATAGATGATCTTCCGAAATTGGAGCATATTTGGAAAAATCCAACAGTATCATCGAGTAGGCTTACCAAGCTCACAAATTTAAAGCTAAAAGGATGCCGCAGTTTAAGAGTTCTATTCTCAGGGACTATGGTTTTGGGCCTTAACCAGTTGCAGCAGATTCAAATTGAGGACTGCCAAGCCATTGAAGAAATTATAGGGGACGGAAGTGTAGTTGCTTCTGGGGCCTTACCTAAGTTGAAGGAGTTGGAACTCGTTAATCTTCCCTTATTGTTTAACATATGCAATGATGCAACATTGACCTGGAAATCTTTGGAAATGTTGAAGATTGACGCATGTGTGGAGCTAAAAAATTTCCCATCTACTTTCCAAAGGGCAGAGAAATTGAGATCGATTTATTGCACCGAAGATCCATGGAAGCAGTTGGTTTGGCCCAATGACAACAATGTTACAAAAAATCGTTTCCAAAATCTGCGTCGATCCTTTTGA
- the LOC123221309 gene encoding putative disease resistance protein At1g63350 isoform X2, with protein MEEIVIHIDDLGGKLICADMTSLTAGQKLPASSSEIVEAVVMDSTTGSKDETTSVESGHTGLQSEGLQAANAPLDIDEPRVQFPPQTVTLVDEEDLYAKKSRLQKSDSYTVKSGLQKSGLYAKKSGLQKSASCTMKSGLQKSRLYAMKSELMKSGLYAMKSGSQATFSMKIDKIPTENQLLQKSGLYAKKSIKTTVQKIFSHMNNARAAKIVVLGPGGVGKTTVLKALINHPNTKLMFDEIIFVTVSKYWSTAKIQNQVLRQLLLSREYSESDSQVAGRLLKVLKGKRFLLILDDLWEKIDLGVVGIPNPNSENRCKIIMAFRKLDTGHDKNEFKVVEVKPLSEKEARELFYEQSRIIRSSDIQSFAESIVKGCGGLPLLVIVSGRALAEENDVSKWRDASIKFSLSRTAQGCQTEDVIQRLKFSFDQLKEHDVKSCFLHFALFPEDQEVNIYKFIEYCIKEGLITGAQADVRKRGRDIVDVLVSASLLQVTQGGKSIKMNNLIRDLALGILSSLPKDSEFPLLSAYSRSMELFNPGSSSPSTSVCIPEGKFLLRAGAGLTEPPSEEEWKHAKMVFLSDNELCALPEEPNCPELLTLFLQRNGSLRVIPPSFFNYMASLEVLNLSETRIQSLPETVAKLEKLVILILRDCKCLFMLPSEVGSLICLKVLDLRGTQINKLPDTIGELKLLKHLEVSFYGSIDDEEYVILPHHLISCSIISKLCNLETLSIVLYPGDARWYEDVKYIKTEVSKLKWLTSLTFHFPDIEHVQEFLRESDPWKNNLLMEFKFIIGHDFKDISSPVPYYMEFDYNQQLRRLRFVNGEKKPEEVLQILARSTAFYLDNHLDIESLSNFGVGNMNELKFCILSECPKIKTVVHVEEVEDAVFPLLETISIHRLWNFTSIWEGILPEGSFGQLRILSLNGCPKLVYVFTSSTIQHLCKLEEIVIEDCRDIEQIIVEEETIHSESVALPSLKKLTLNCLPGLVNIWRGPWPLLEHISFYCCPNLKKIGIDSRFKDVIIKAEKSWWDALEWESDELRLHIENSSTIIYHDLP; from the coding sequence ATGGAGGAGATTGTGATTCACATTGACGACCTGGGTGGGAAATTAATATGTGCAGATATGACATCTTTAACGGCTGGCCAGAAGCTTCCTGCATCAAGCTCGGAGATTGTGGAAGCTGTAGTGATGGATTCAACTACAGGAAGTAAAGATGAGACAACTTCTGTTGAGTCAGGCCATACTGGGCTTCAGAGCGAGGGATTACAAGCTGCAAATGCACCGCTTGACATTGATGAACCCAGAGTTCAGTTTCCTCCACAAACAGTTACGCTTGTCGATGAAGAAGATTTATATGCCAAGAAATCAAGATTGCAGAAATCAGATTCATATACCGTGAAGTCAGGATTGCAGAAATCAGGTTTATATGCCAAGAAATCAGGATTGCAGAAATCAGCTTCATGTACTATGAAATCAGGACTGCAGAAATCACGTTTATATGCCATGAAATCAGAATTGATGAAATCAGGTTTATATGCCATGAAATCAGGATCGCAGGCTACTTTTTCTatgaaaatagataaaattccGACTGAAAATCAACTATTGCAGAAATCAGGTTTATATGCCAAGAAATCAATTAAGACAACCGTGCAGAAGATTTTCAGCCACATGAATAATGCTAGAGCTGCAAAAATTGTTGTTCTTGGACCTGGTGGTGTTGGAAAGACTACAGTGCTGAAAGCCTTAATCAATCATCCCAACACAAAACTTATGTTTGATGAGATTATTTTTGTGACTGTATCAAAGTATTGGAGCACGGCAAAGATCCAAAACCAAGTTTTAAGACAGTTATTATTGTCTCGTGAATATTCTGAAAGTGATTCTCAAGTTGCAGGAAGATTATTAAAGGTTCTGAAAGGGAAAAGGTTTTTGTTAATTCTGGATGATCTTTGGGAGAAGATAGATTTGGGGGTTGTGGGTATTCCCAATCCCAATTCAGAAAATCGCTGCAAGATAATAATGGCATTCAGAAAACTTGACACTGGTCATGACAAGAATGAGTTTAAGGTGGTTGAAGTAAAACCTCTCTCCGAGAAGGAAGCTAGAGAACTATTTTATGAACAGAGTAGAATAATTCGATCCTCAGATATCCAGTCCTTTGCTGAAAGCATAGTTAAGGGCTGTGGTGGCTTGCCCCTGCTGGTTATTGTTAGTGGAAGGGCCCTAGCAGAGGAGAATGATGTTTCAAAGTGGAGGGATGCGTCAATTAAATTCTCACTGTCTAGAACCGCCCAAGGTTGTCAAACTGAAGATGTCATCCAACGATTGAAATTCAGCTTTGACCAACTCAAGGAGCATGATGTGAAGAGCTGTTTCCTTCATTTTGCTTTGTTTCCAGAGGATCAAGaggttaatatttataaattcatagAATATTGCATCAAAGAAGGTTTAATTACTGGTGCTCAAGCAGATGTGAGAAAAAGGGGACGTGATATAGTTGATGTTCTGGTAAGTGCTTCTCTGTTACAAGTTACACAAGGTGGAAAATccattaaaatgaataatttaatcAGAGATTTAGCACTGGGGATTTTATCTTCACTGCCAAAAGATAGTGAGTTTCCATTGTTGAGTGCTTATTCAAGATCAATGGAACTTTTCAATCCAGGAAGTAGTTCACCATCCACATCAGTGTGCATACCTGAAGGTAAATTCTTGTTGAGAGCTGGAGCAGGTCTTACAGAACCACCATCAGAGGAAGAGTGGAAACATGCTAAAATGGTGTTTTTGAGTGACAATGAGTTATGCGCTCTCCCTGAGGAACCAAATTGTCCTGAACTTTTGACATTGTTCCTACAAAGAAACGGTTCACTGAGAGTGATTCCGCCATCTTTTTTTAACTACATGGCTTCCCTTGAAGTGTTGAATCTATCTGAAACTAGAATACAATCCTTGCCAGAGACAGTTGCCAAGCTAGAAAAGCTCGTAATCCTCATCCTACGTGATTGTAAGTGTCTATTTATGCTTCCCTCTGAAGTTGGATCCCTTATTTGTCTTAAGGTGCTTGATCTCCGAGGCActcaaattaacaaattacCTGATACAATTGGTGAATTGAAGCTCTTAAAACATTTGGAAGTGTCATTTTATGGGTCTATCGATGATGAAGAGTATGTTATATTGCCACACCATTTGATTTCGTGCAGCATTATATCGAAGTTGTGCAATTTGGAGACTCTGAGCATTGTTTTGTATCCAGGAGATGCACGGTGGTATGAGGATGTGAAATACATCAAAACTGAGGTTAGCAAGTTGAAATGGTTGACGTCTCTTACCTTTCATTTCCCAGATATTGAACATGTCCAAGAATTCCTAAGAGAGAGCGACCCATGGAAGAATAATCTCTTGATGgagttcaaattcatcattGGTCATGATTTCAAGGACATTTCCTCTCCAGTTCCATATTACATGGAATTTGATTATAATCAACAGCTCCGACGTCTGAGATTTGTAAATGGTGAGAAGAAACCTGAGGAAGTTCTACAAATATTAGCTCGCAGTACTGCTTTCTATTTAGATAATCATCTTGACATTGAGAGCCTTTCCAACTTTGGGGTTGGTAATATGAATGAGTTGAAGTTTTGTATTTTATCTGAATGCCCCAAGATTAAAACAGTCGTTCATGTGGAGGAAGTGGAGGATGCTGTATTTCCCCTCCTGGAGACCATAAGTATCCATCGTTTGTGGAATTTCACAAGTATTTGGGAGGGGATTCTACCAGAAGGAAGTTTTGGCCAGTTAAGAATTTTGTCACTGAATGGATGCCCGAAGTTGGTGTACGTCTTTACAAGCTCAACGATTCAACATCTTTGTAAATTAGAGGAAATTGTTATAGAAGATTGTCGAGACATTGAACAAATCATAGTTGAGGAGGAGACAATACATTCTGAGTCAGTTGCACTTCCCAGTTTGAAGAAGTTAACACTTAACTGTCTGCCAGGATTGGTAAACATATGGAGAGGTCCTTGGCCGCTACTGGAACATATCAGCTTCTACTGTTGTCCAAACTTGAAGAAGATTGGTATTGATTCTAGGTTCAAAGATGTGATAATAAAGGCAGAGAAGAGTTGGTGGGATGCATTAGAGTGGGAAAGTGATGAATTGCGCTTGCATATCGAAAACTCTTCCACCATTATTTATCATGATCTCCCGTAA
- the LOC123221309 gene encoding putative disease resistance protein At1g63350 isoform X1 → MEFVDRGEEEMEEIVIHIDDLGGKLICADMTSLTAGQKLPASSSEIVEAVVMDSTTGSKDETTSVESGHTGLQSEGLQAANAPLDIDEPRVQFPPQTVTLVDEEDLYAKKSRLQKSDSYTVKSGLQKSGLYAKKSGLQKSASCTMKSGLQKSRLYAMKSELMKSGLYAMKSGSQATFSMKIDKIPTENQLLQKSGLYAKKSIKTTVQKIFSHMNNARAAKIVVLGPGGVGKTTVLKALINHPNTKLMFDEIIFVTVSKYWSTAKIQNQVLRQLLLSREYSESDSQVAGRLLKVLKGKRFLLILDDLWEKIDLGVVGIPNPNSENRCKIIMAFRKLDTGHDKNEFKVVEVKPLSEKEARELFYEQSRIIRSSDIQSFAESIVKGCGGLPLLVIVSGRALAEENDVSKWRDASIKFSLSRTAQGCQTEDVIQRLKFSFDQLKEHDVKSCFLHFALFPEDQEVNIYKFIEYCIKEGLITGAQADVRKRGRDIVDVLVSASLLQVTQGGKSIKMNNLIRDLALGILSSLPKDSEFPLLSAYSRSMELFNPGSSSPSTSVCIPEGKFLLRAGAGLTEPPSEEEWKHAKMVFLSDNELCALPEEPNCPELLTLFLQRNGSLRVIPPSFFNYMASLEVLNLSETRIQSLPETVAKLEKLVILILRDCKCLFMLPSEVGSLICLKVLDLRGTQINKLPDTIGELKLLKHLEVSFYGSIDDEEYVILPHHLISCSIISKLCNLETLSIVLYPGDARWYEDVKYIKTEVSKLKWLTSLTFHFPDIEHVQEFLRESDPWKNNLLMEFKFIIGHDFKDISSPVPYYMEFDYNQQLRRLRFVNGEKKPEEVLQILARSTAFYLDNHLDIESLSNFGVGNMNELKFCILSECPKIKTVVHVEEVEDAVFPLLETISIHRLWNFTSIWEGILPEGSFGQLRILSLNGCPKLVYVFTSSTIQHLCKLEEIVIEDCRDIEQIIVEEETIHSESVALPSLKKLTLNCLPGLVNIWRGPWPLLEHISFYCCPNLKKIGIDSRFKDVIIKAEKSWWDALEWESDELRLHIENSSTIIYHDLP, encoded by the coding sequence ATGGAGTTCGTTGATCGGGGTGAGGAAGAAATGGAGGAGATTGTGATTCACATTGACGACCTGGGTGGGAAATTAATATGTGCAGATATGACATCTTTAACGGCTGGCCAGAAGCTTCCTGCATCAAGCTCGGAGATTGTGGAAGCTGTAGTGATGGATTCAACTACAGGAAGTAAAGATGAGACAACTTCTGTTGAGTCAGGCCATACTGGGCTTCAGAGCGAGGGATTACAAGCTGCAAATGCACCGCTTGACATTGATGAACCCAGAGTTCAGTTTCCTCCACAAACAGTTACGCTTGTCGATGAAGAAGATTTATATGCCAAGAAATCAAGATTGCAGAAATCAGATTCATATACCGTGAAGTCAGGATTGCAGAAATCAGGTTTATATGCCAAGAAATCAGGATTGCAGAAATCAGCTTCATGTACTATGAAATCAGGACTGCAGAAATCACGTTTATATGCCATGAAATCAGAATTGATGAAATCAGGTTTATATGCCATGAAATCAGGATCGCAGGCTACTTTTTCTatgaaaatagataaaattccGACTGAAAATCAACTATTGCAGAAATCAGGTTTATATGCCAAGAAATCAATTAAGACAACCGTGCAGAAGATTTTCAGCCACATGAATAATGCTAGAGCTGCAAAAATTGTTGTTCTTGGACCTGGTGGTGTTGGAAAGACTACAGTGCTGAAAGCCTTAATCAATCATCCCAACACAAAACTTATGTTTGATGAGATTATTTTTGTGACTGTATCAAAGTATTGGAGCACGGCAAAGATCCAAAACCAAGTTTTAAGACAGTTATTATTGTCTCGTGAATATTCTGAAAGTGATTCTCAAGTTGCAGGAAGATTATTAAAGGTTCTGAAAGGGAAAAGGTTTTTGTTAATTCTGGATGATCTTTGGGAGAAGATAGATTTGGGGGTTGTGGGTATTCCCAATCCCAATTCAGAAAATCGCTGCAAGATAATAATGGCATTCAGAAAACTTGACACTGGTCATGACAAGAATGAGTTTAAGGTGGTTGAAGTAAAACCTCTCTCCGAGAAGGAAGCTAGAGAACTATTTTATGAACAGAGTAGAATAATTCGATCCTCAGATATCCAGTCCTTTGCTGAAAGCATAGTTAAGGGCTGTGGTGGCTTGCCCCTGCTGGTTATTGTTAGTGGAAGGGCCCTAGCAGAGGAGAATGATGTTTCAAAGTGGAGGGATGCGTCAATTAAATTCTCACTGTCTAGAACCGCCCAAGGTTGTCAAACTGAAGATGTCATCCAACGATTGAAATTCAGCTTTGACCAACTCAAGGAGCATGATGTGAAGAGCTGTTTCCTTCATTTTGCTTTGTTTCCAGAGGATCAAGaggttaatatttataaattcatagAATATTGCATCAAAGAAGGTTTAATTACTGGTGCTCAAGCAGATGTGAGAAAAAGGGGACGTGATATAGTTGATGTTCTGGTAAGTGCTTCTCTGTTACAAGTTACACAAGGTGGAAAATccattaaaatgaataatttaatcAGAGATTTAGCACTGGGGATTTTATCTTCACTGCCAAAAGATAGTGAGTTTCCATTGTTGAGTGCTTATTCAAGATCAATGGAACTTTTCAATCCAGGAAGTAGTTCACCATCCACATCAGTGTGCATACCTGAAGGTAAATTCTTGTTGAGAGCTGGAGCAGGTCTTACAGAACCACCATCAGAGGAAGAGTGGAAACATGCTAAAATGGTGTTTTTGAGTGACAATGAGTTATGCGCTCTCCCTGAGGAACCAAATTGTCCTGAACTTTTGACATTGTTCCTACAAAGAAACGGTTCACTGAGAGTGATTCCGCCATCTTTTTTTAACTACATGGCTTCCCTTGAAGTGTTGAATCTATCTGAAACTAGAATACAATCCTTGCCAGAGACAGTTGCCAAGCTAGAAAAGCTCGTAATCCTCATCCTACGTGATTGTAAGTGTCTATTTATGCTTCCCTCTGAAGTTGGATCCCTTATTTGTCTTAAGGTGCTTGATCTCCGAGGCActcaaattaacaaattacCTGATACAATTGGTGAATTGAAGCTCTTAAAACATTTGGAAGTGTCATTTTATGGGTCTATCGATGATGAAGAGTATGTTATATTGCCACACCATTTGATTTCGTGCAGCATTATATCGAAGTTGTGCAATTTGGAGACTCTGAGCATTGTTTTGTATCCAGGAGATGCACGGTGGTATGAGGATGTGAAATACATCAAAACTGAGGTTAGCAAGTTGAAATGGTTGACGTCTCTTACCTTTCATTTCCCAGATATTGAACATGTCCAAGAATTCCTAAGAGAGAGCGACCCATGGAAGAATAATCTCTTGATGgagttcaaattcatcattGGTCATGATTTCAAGGACATTTCCTCTCCAGTTCCATATTACATGGAATTTGATTATAATCAACAGCTCCGACGTCTGAGATTTGTAAATGGTGAGAAGAAACCTGAGGAAGTTCTACAAATATTAGCTCGCAGTACTGCTTTCTATTTAGATAATCATCTTGACATTGAGAGCCTTTCCAACTTTGGGGTTGGTAATATGAATGAGTTGAAGTTTTGTATTTTATCTGAATGCCCCAAGATTAAAACAGTCGTTCATGTGGAGGAAGTGGAGGATGCTGTATTTCCCCTCCTGGAGACCATAAGTATCCATCGTTTGTGGAATTTCACAAGTATTTGGGAGGGGATTCTACCAGAAGGAAGTTTTGGCCAGTTAAGAATTTTGTCACTGAATGGATGCCCGAAGTTGGTGTACGTCTTTACAAGCTCAACGATTCAACATCTTTGTAAATTAGAGGAAATTGTTATAGAAGATTGTCGAGACATTGAACAAATCATAGTTGAGGAGGAGACAATACATTCTGAGTCAGTTGCACTTCCCAGTTTGAAGAAGTTAACACTTAACTGTCTGCCAGGATTGGTAAACATATGGAGAGGTCCTTGGCCGCTACTGGAACATATCAGCTTCTACTGTTGTCCAAACTTGAAGAAGATTGGTATTGATTCTAGGTTCAAAGATGTGATAATAAAGGCAGAGAAGAGTTGGTGGGATGCATTAGAGTGGGAAAGTGATGAATTGCGCTTGCATATCGAAAACTCTTCCACCATTATTTATCATGATCTCCCGTAA
- the LOC123220218 gene encoding disease resistance protein At4g27190-like isoform X1 produces the protein MKFFANIDLEKVGINDEHKGKMVIASRYKQVFMGMNEVIEVKRLSDIDAQNMFWDRVGKELKDNPHIKREAELIIKFCSGMPYLIKLIGNYLTKMSPAEDVNLPAVWRNTWDELTSPTGEPKGDLETVYKSLKLEIDRLKTNDKSCFLYLASFPSTYELLHDNIIECWRAEQLLKDFEKLGVARDRGSSLLVYFLNHFLLEKGTKEAQYKMFEFYQRLASRFAKNDKNYIREPRILMMGDSFPDPSPEECNFEGTSTLLLQEISCFPQFPSPVYELLRLLELYKAKIKNLPSSISSLKNLRGMYLKYCDQLRVLCDEVGELQNLEILDIRHTGIYNLPPVVGNLTTLKCLRVSFRNNVTNQVNGWAREMISPKVIARLHSLEELGIDANPTDGRWDQIVGSIVTEVATLKELTTLCFYFPTVKSFKKFISESKSWNRKHEWKPERLRSFNIIVGQQQEDSLIEFDSSRWSAEKLLRFSSGEGEDFPDAILKVLKQAFSFELIAHKAANLSVFSADNLTGLQVCTIKNCPEMKSIIDGSDAAFQCLNKLYIDDLPKLEHIWKNPTVSSSRLTKLTNLKLKGCRSLRVLFSGTMVLGLNQLQQIQIEDCQAIEEIIGDGSVVASGALPKLKELELVNLPLLFNICNDATLTWKSLEMLKIDACVELKNFPSTFQRAEKLRSIYCTEDPWKQLVWPNDNNVTKNRFQNLRRSF, from the exons ATGAAGTTTTTTGCAAATATTGACTTGGAAAAAGTCGGCATTAATGATGAACATAAGGGAAAGATGGTCATTGCATCGAGGTATAAACAAGTGTTTATGGGCATGAATGAAGTTATAGAAGTGAAGAGACTGTCAGACATTGATGCCCAAAATATGTTCTGGGATAGAGTTGGCAAGGAATTGAAGGATAATCCACACATCAAGAGAGAGGCAGAATTGATTATCAAGTTCTGCAGTGGCATGCCATATCTCATAAAGTTGATAGGAAATTACTTGACTAAAATGAGTCCGGCAGAAGATGTAAACCTTCCAGCAGTATGGCGAAACACATGGGATGAATTAACATCACCGACTGGGGAGCCCAAGGGAGATTTGGAAACAGTTTACAAGTCCCTAAAACTTGAAATTGACAGGCTGAAAACAAATGACAAATCTTGCTTTCTATATTTGGCAAGTTTTCCCTCTACCTATGAACTTCTTCatgataatataattgaatgttggAGAGCTGAACAATTATTAAAGGATTTCGAAAAGCTCGGGGTGGCCCGTGACCGTGGGAGCAGTCTATTGGTGTATTTTCTCAACCATTTTCTTTTGGAAAAGGGAACCAAGGAGGCTCAATATAAGATGTTCGAGTTTTATCAACGACTCGCCTCTAGATTTgccaaaaatgacaaaaattatattCGAGAACCAAGGATCTTAATGATGGGCGATTCATTCCCAGACCCTTCGCCAGAGGAATGCAATTTTGAAGGAACCTCGACATTGTTACTTCAGGAAATTAGTTGCTTTCCACAGTTTCCATCACCAGTCTATGAACTTCTTCGACTTCTTGAATTGTATAAAGCAAAGATTAAAAATCTTCCATCATCAATCTCCAGTTTGAAAAATCTCAGAGGAATGTACTTAAAGTATTGTGATCAATTAAGAGTGCTCTGCGATGAGGTGGGAGAACTTCAGAATCTCGAAATTCTTGACATACGTCACACTGGAATTTATAATTTGCCTCCAGTAGTAGGAAATTTGACTACTCTTAAGTGTTTGAGAGTTTCATTTAGGAATAATGTCACGAACCAAGTTAATGGTTGGGCAAGGGAGATGATTTCTCCCAAGGTAATTGCACGGCTTCATTCACTGGAAGAGTTGGGTATTGATGCAAATCCAACTGATGGGAGATGGGATCAAATTGTAGGGAGTATTGTTACGGAAGTTGCTACTCTTAAAGAATTAACCACTCTCTGTTTCTACTTTCCTACGGTGAAAAGCTTCAAGAAATTTATTAGTGAAAGTAAGTCATGGAATCGGAAACATGAGTGGAAACCTGAAAGACTCAGATCATTCAATATCATTGTTGGTCAGCAGCAAGAAGATTCTCTTATTGAATTTGACAGCTCTAGATGGTCAGCTGAAAAACTGTTGAGATTCTCTTCAG GTGAAGGTGAAGACTTTCCTGATGCGATTTTGAAGGTATTGAAGCAAGCATTTTCTTTTGAGCTAATTGCTCATAAAGCCGCCAATTTATCAGTGTTCAGTGCTGACAATCTAACAGGGCTTCAAGTTTGTACAATTAAAAATTGTCCTGAAATGAAAAGCATTATTGATGGTAGTGACGCTGCGTTTCAATGCCTAAATAAGTTGTACATAGATGATCTTCCGAAATTGGAGCATATTTGGAAAAATCCAACAGTATCATCGAGTAGGCTTACCAAGCTCACAAATTTAAAGCTAAAAGGATGCCGCAGTTTAAGAGTTCTATTCTCAGGGACTATGGTTTTGGGCCTTAACCAGTTGCAGCAGATTCAAATTGAGGACTGCCAAGCCATTGAAGAAATTATAGGGGACGGAAGTGTAGTTGCTTCTGGGGCCTTACCTAAGTTGAAGGAGTTGGAACTCGTTAATCTTCCCTTATTGTTTAACATATGCAATGATGCAACATTGACCTGGAAATCTTTGGAAATGTTGAAGATTGACGCATGTGTGGAGCTAAAAAATTTCCCATCTACTTTCCAAAGGGCAGAGAAATTGAGATCGATTTATTGCACCGAAGATCCATGGAAGCAGTTGGTTTGGCCCAATGACAACAATGTTACAAAAAATCGTTTCCAAAATCTGCGTCGATCCTTTTGA